In Uranotaenia lowii strain MFRU-FL chromosome 2, ASM2978415v1, whole genome shotgun sequence, one genomic interval encodes:
- the LOC129747931 gene encoding pancreatic triacylglycerol lipase-like encodes MRSQLVLINFIGLVALGLGVPLQGFSDQWEVALDELGQMHLISRELYLDEELDRPEPIFNPEQDTHFYLYTRDNPEVPHRIINNDLDSIEDSEFDPSHPTRILIHGWGGSMNSQLNVQAREQFFLEGDFNVIVVDWSAGNDPFYPNSRKLVYAVGIATSNMIDFLVNNRGLDREDVVVVGHSLGAHCAGNVGKGQAGRLPTIIGLDPALPFFSGDMIDRIKDTDAEYVEIIHTNGGVLGFMEPIGDADFYPNWGRIQPGCGPDVGGSCAHNRAVEFYVESITSSSGFAARQCASFQNIRDGVCTETGETAHMGGEPPNSGASDVEGIYFLHTNSQSPFAI; translated from the exons ATGAGGTCACAACTGGTTTTAATTAACTTTATTGGCCTAGTCGCTCTAG GTTTAGGAGTTCCTCTCCAAGGATTTTCCGATCAATGGGAGGTTGCTTTGGATGAGTTGGGTCAAATGCACCTGATCAGTCGGGAGCTATATTTGGATGAAGAGCTCGATCGACCGGAACCGATATTCAACCCGGAGCAGGATACCCATTTCTATCTGTATACCCGAGACAATCCGGAAGTGCCACATCGTATCATCAATAATGATTTGGATTCAATCGAAGACTCCGAGTTCGATCCCAGCCATCCTACGCGAATTTTGATCCACGGCTGGGGTGGAAGCATGAATTCCCAACTGAACGTCCAAGCTCGGGAGCAGTTTTTCCTGGAAGGAGACTTCAACGTCATCGTAGTCGATTGGAGCGCTGGAAACGATCCATTCTATCCGAACTCCCGGAAGTTGGTTTATGCCGTTGGAATCGCAACCTCTAATATGATTGACTTCCTGGTCAACAACAGAGGTCTCGATCGGGAAGATGTTGTGGTAGTTGGTCACAGTTTGGGCGCTCATTGTGCCGGTAATGTCGGAAAAGGTCAAGCCGGGCGACTGCCTACCATTATCGGACTGGATCCGGCACTTCCTTTCTTCTCCGGTGATATGATTGATCGGATTAAGGACACCGATGCGGAATATGTGGAAATTATTCACACAAACGGTGGAGTTCTAGGATTCATGGAACCCATCGGAGATGCAGACTTCTATCCGAACTGGGGTCGAATTCAACCCGGTTGTGGTCCTGATGTCGGCGGTAGTTGTGCCCATAACCGAGCGGTGGAATTCTACGTGGAATCGATCACGTCCAGTAGCGGATTTGCCGCCAGGCAGTGTGCTAGCTTCCAGAACATTCGTGACGGAGTTTGTACCGAAACAGGCGAAACAGCTCACATGGGAGGTGAACCTCCGAACAGTGGTGCCAGTGATGTGGAAGGAATCTACTTCTTGCACACCAACTCTCAAAGCCCTTTTGCTATTtaa